One window from the genome of Betaproteobacteria bacterium encodes:
- a CDS encoding Fe(3+) ABC transporter substrate-binding protein — protein MNPLIPLLAFLFLALPALSQENVLNLYSSRHYQTDEALYDNFTKKTGIKINRIEANEDALLERLKNEGARSPADVLITVDAGRLWRAEQMGLFQPVKTKVLDERIPGELRHPDGLWFAFSVRARPIFYLKGAVNPGEIRDYEDLANPKWKGAICVRSSASMYNLSLMSSMIAGDGPVKAQEWARGVVANFARSPRGGDTDQIKAVAAGECRIAIANTYYYVRLMRSSKPDERAVAEKVGVIFPNQSGRGTHVNISGAGVLKHAPHHAAAVKFLEYLASDEAQAYFANGNNEYPVVGKVKDNRELASLGDFRKDSLNVTVLGKNQAAAQQLYDRAGWK, from the coding sequence ATGAATCCCCTCATCCCGCTGCTTGCCTTCCTGTTCCTGGCCCTGCCCGCGTTGTCCCAGGAAAACGTCCTGAACCTCTATTCATCCCGCCACTACCAGACCGACGAGGCTCTCTACGACAACTTCACGAAGAAGACGGGCATCAAGATCAACCGCATCGAGGCCAATGAAGACGCCCTCCTGGAACGGTTGAAGAACGAGGGTGCCCGAAGCCCCGCCGATGTGCTGATCACGGTGGATGCGGGGCGGCTTTGGCGCGCGGAGCAGATGGGGCTGTTCCAACCCGTCAAGACAAAGGTGCTGGATGAGCGCATCCCCGGCGAGCTTCGCCATCCCGACGGCCTCTGGTTCGCCTTCTCGGTACGCGCCCGGCCGATCTTCTATCTCAAGGGCGCCGTGAATCCCGGCGAGATCCGCGACTACGAGGATCTCGCCAACCCGAAGTGGAAGGGCGCCATCTGCGTGCGCTCGAGCGCCAGCATGTACAACCTGTCGCTCATGAGCTCGATGATCGCGGGCGACGGACCGGTGAAGGCGCAGGAATGGGCCCGGGGCGTGGTGGCCAATTTCGCGCGCAGCCCCAGGGGCGGGGACACCGACCAGATCAAGGCCGTCGCGGCAGGGGAATGCCGGATTGCGATCGCCAATACCTACTACTACGTACGTCTGATGAGATCCTCGAAGCCCGACGAACGCGCAGTGGCCGAAAAGGTCGGCGTGATCTTCCCGAACCAGTCGGGACGCGGCACGCACGTGAACATCTCGGGCGCGGGCGTTCTCAAGCACGCCCCCCATCACGCTGCGGCGGTGAAGTTCCTCGAGTACCTCGCGAGCGACGAGGCGCAGGCCTACTTCGCCAACGGCAACAACGAGTATCCCGTCGTCGGCAAGGTGAAAGACAACCGCGAGCTCGCCTCGCTGGGCGACTTCCGCAAGGACAGCCTGAACGTGACGGTGCTGGGGAAGAACCAGGCCGCGGCGCAACAGCTCTACGATCGCGCCGGCTGGAAGTGA
- a CDS encoding ATP-binding cassette domain-containing protein has protein sequence MIEAADLAKRFGAVQAVRRVTLNAPDGRVTGLLGPNGAGKTTLLRMISTLLAPTGGSVRVDGIDAGREPLAVRARIGALSDARGLYARLTARENIAYYGELRGMSRSRIAESIGRLACLLEFEPLLDRRTEGFSQGERMKIAIARALVHDPPNVILDEPTNGLDVMTTRSLREAVRRLRDAGKCILFSSHVMQEVAALCDEIVIVSHGEVSASGTPAAILAAAGCEDLEEAFVRLTGTPGVASAQAGT, from the coding sequence ATGATCGAAGCGGCGGATCTCGCGAAGCGATTCGGCGCCGTGCAGGCGGTGCGCCGGGTGACCCTCAACGCGCCCGACGGGCGCGTGACCGGCCTGCTGGGCCCCAACGGCGCAGGAAAGACGACGCTGCTGCGCATGATTTCGACGCTCCTCGCGCCCACCGGGGGCAGCGTGCGCGTGGACGGGATCGACGCCGGCCGGGAGCCGCTCGCAGTCCGCGCACGCATCGGGGCTCTTTCCGACGCGCGCGGCCTCTATGCGCGGCTGACGGCCCGGGAGAACATCGCCTATTACGGCGAGCTTCGGGGCATGTCGCGCTCGCGCATCGCCGAATCGATCGGCCGGCTCGCCTGCCTCCTGGAATTCGAGCCGCTCCTCGACCGGCGCACGGAGGGATTCTCCCAGGGCGAGCGGATGAAGATCGCCATCGCCCGGGCCCTGGTGCATGACCCGCCCAACGTGATCCTCGACGAGCCCACCAACGGCCTGGACGTCATGACGACGCGAAGCCTGAGAGAAGCGGTGCGGCGGCTGCGTGACGCCGGCAAGTGCATCCTCTTCTCGAGTCACGTGATGCAGGAGGTGGCCGCGCTGTGCGACGAGATCGTCATCGTCTCGCACGGCGAGGTATCGGCCAGCGGAACGCCCGCAGCCATTCTCGCGGCGGCGGGGTGCGAGGATCTCGAGGAGGCCTTCGTGCGCCTCACGGGCACTCCAGGCGTCGCCTCCGCGCAGGCCGGGACATGA
- a CDS encoding ABC transporter ATP-binding protein has product MPHTLTAHDLRFSYPGIPPIIEGFNLDLAEGEIGCLLGPSGCGKTTALRCIAGLEAVHGGEIRLRGEVVSRQGLTIPTEERRVGLVFQDYALFPHLNALDNVAFGLRSLQRPERAKRAAELLAAVGLPGSGKKYPHELSGGQKQRVALARALAPGPQVLLLDEPFSNLDGDLRERLSIEVRAILKARGTTALLVTHDQNEAFAMADTVGVMHKGRIEQWDTAYNLYHRPNSRFVADFVGEGILIDGLATESDGIDTVLGALKHCPGCELKPGMKVAILIRPDDVQHDDEAVLKAEVVKKAFRGAEFLYTLKLDDGELLLSLVPSHHNHAIGERIGIKLDVDHVVAFPRADGADD; this is encoded by the coding sequence ATGCCCCATACCCTAACAGCCCATGATTTACGCTTCTCCTACCCCGGAATACCCCCGATCATTGAGGGGTTCAATCTCGACCTTGCGGAGGGCGAGATCGGCTGCCTCCTCGGTCCGAGCGGGTGCGGCAAGACGACGGCCCTGCGGTGCATTGCGGGCCTGGAGGCCGTGCACGGCGGCGAGATCCGGCTTCGCGGCGAAGTGGTGAGCCGACAGGGGCTCACGATTCCGACCGAGGAGCGGCGCGTCGGCCTTGTCTTCCAGGACTACGCCCTCTTTCCCCACCTCAATGCCCTGGACAACGTGGCTTTCGGCCTGCGGTCGCTTCAGCGGCCGGAACGGGCGAAGCGCGCCGCCGAGTTACTGGCCGCCGTCGGTCTGCCGGGGTCGGGAAAGAAGTACCCGCACGAGCTCTCCGGCGGCCAGAAACAGCGCGTAGCGCTTGCCCGTGCCCTGGCCCCGGGTCCGCAAGTGCTGCTTCTCGATGAACCCTTTTCGAATCTGGATGGCGACCTGAGGGAGCGGTTGTCCATCGAGGTGCGCGCGATCCTCAAGGCCCGGGGAACGACGGCACTCCTGGTGACACACGACCAGAACGAGGCCTTCGCGATGGCCGACACCGTGGGCGTGATGCACAAGGGACGCATCGAGCAGTGGGACACCGCCTACAACCTCTACCACCGCCCGAACTCTCGCTTCGTGGCGGATTTCGTCGGAGAGGGCATCCTGATCGACGGGCTCGCCACGGAAAGCGACGGCATCGACACGGTACTCGGCGCGCTCAAGCACTGCCCCGGGTGCGAACTGAAGCCGGGGATGAAGGTCGCCATCCTCATTCGTCCCGACGACGTGCAGCACGATGACGAGGCCGTGCTCAAGGCCGAAGTCGTCAAGAAGGCCTTCCGGGGCGCGGAGTTCCTCTACACGCTGAAGCTGGACGACGGAGAGCTCCTGCTTTCGCTGGTGCCCTCGCACCACAACCACGCCATCGGAGAAAGAATCGGCATCAAGCTGGACGTGGATCACGTCGTCGCATTCCCTCGTGCCGACGGCGCGGACGACTAG
- a CDS encoding ABC transporter permease, translating into MIRRAITVFVKEIRDALRDRRTALMVLVASVVIGPLTLVLVAQFVSGLEERASTLKVRLAGGENAPALVNFLQRADVDIEKAPEDYIARVKEGTLDAVIVVPRDFHERWLAHEDARMELVFDDSRTEAAPAIRQSERLLEAFNHETAYLRLMARGVSPSLNDSLKIDRVNAATPRQKGAVLLFLIPMFAILAPLLGGMTLAIDATAGERERGSLEPLLANPVSTAAFAMGKWLAAWASAVAVAVITLAGFVLAAALYAERKLPALLQFGVPELARFVAIIIPLAAFTSAAQMLISTYGRSYREAQTYVSYLATAVSFVPLIVMFSGAKEAPWQAAVPALGQLMALQRVLRGDGLSVFDAVVPAGVSFALAALAVAAVARLLRDERIVFGRS; encoded by the coding sequence ATGATTCGTCGCGCGATCACGGTCTTCGTGAAGGAAATCCGGGACGCGCTGCGTGATCGGCGCACTGCGCTCATGGTGCTCGTGGCCTCGGTTGTCATCGGCCCGCTCACGCTGGTGCTCGTGGCGCAGTTCGTGTCCGGGCTCGAGGAGCGCGCCTCCACCCTCAAGGTTCGCCTCGCAGGTGGTGAGAACGCACCGGCGCTTGTCAACTTCCTGCAACGCGCCGACGTTGATATCGAGAAGGCTCCCGAGGATTACATCGCGCGAGTGAAGGAGGGCACTCTCGATGCGGTGATCGTGGTGCCGCGCGATTTCCACGAGCGCTGGCTGGCGCACGAGGATGCCCGGATGGAACTCGTTTTCGACGACTCCCGCACGGAGGCAGCGCCGGCAATCCGGCAATCGGAGCGGCTGCTCGAGGCGTTCAACCACGAGACGGCGTACCTGCGCCTCATGGCGCGTGGCGTGAGCCCGTCGCTCAACGACAGCCTGAAGATCGATCGTGTCAACGCGGCCACGCCGCGACAGAAAGGGGCCGTGCTGCTCTTCCTCATCCCGATGTTCGCCATCCTGGCGCCGCTGCTTGGCGGGATGACGCTCGCGATCGACGCGACGGCCGGCGAGCGCGAGCGCGGTTCGCTGGAGCCGTTGCTCGCCAACCCGGTGTCCACCGCGGCGTTTGCCATGGGCAAGTGGCTTGCCGCCTGGGCAAGCGCCGTCGCGGTGGCAGTGATCACGCTCGCGGGGTTCGTCCTCGCCGCGGCCCTCTATGCCGAGCGCAAGCTCCCGGCGCTGCTGCAATTCGGCGTGCCGGAACTCGCACGCTTTGTCGCGATCATCATTCCCCTCGCAGCGTTCACCTCGGCCGCGCAGATGCTCATCTCCACCTACGGGCGTTCCTACCGCGAGGCGCAGACCTACGTGAGTTACCTCGCCACGGCGGTGTCCTTCGTGCCGCTGATCGTCATGTTCAGCGGCGCGAAAGAGGCCCCCTGGCAGGCAGCGGTGCCCGCCCTCGGACAGCTCATGGCGTTGCAGCGAGTGCTGCGTGGCGACGGCCTGTCCGTATTCGATGCCGTCGTGCCTGCCGGCGTGTCCTTCGCGCTGGCAGCCCTGGCGGTCGCCGCTGTTGCCCGGCTCCTGCGCGACGAGCGCATCGTGTTCGGCCGTTCGTGA
- a CDS encoding EAL domain-containing protein: MKARLPPNGLDGPLPLAGVLEARAVSVVFQPILALADGGIIGHEALVRGPAGSWLESPTALFAAAREAGRYEELAIICIQETLRAFSANGSRGLLFLNMSPRLVQRAGFDPARARRFLESLELCPASVVIELTEDFPAIDMQHLRDSLLLYRSMGFRVALDDLGEGFSTLRLWSELRPEFVKADKHFVSGIARDAVKRQFLRSIQHIALRCGSQVIAEGIEVVEDFRAVRRIGIALAQGWFIGRPGAGLA; this comes from the coding sequence ATGAAAGCGCGGCTCCCCCCGAACGGTCTCGACGGCCCGTTGCCGTTGGCCGGCGTTCTCGAGGCAAGGGCCGTCTCCGTCGTCTTCCAGCCGATCCTCGCGCTGGCTGACGGCGGGATCATCGGCCACGAGGCCCTGGTGCGCGGACCGGCGGGAAGCTGGCTGGAATCCCCGACCGCGCTTTTTGCCGCGGCGCGCGAGGCCGGACGCTACGAGGAACTCGCGATCATCTGCATCCAGGAGACGCTGCGCGCGTTCTCGGCGAACGGCTCACGGGGGCTCCTCTTCCTCAACATGTCGCCGCGGCTGGTGCAGAGGGCCGGATTCGATCCCGCTCGCGCCAGGCGCTTTCTCGAAAGCCTGGAACTGTGCCCGGCCAGCGTGGTGATCGAACTGACCGAGGACTTCCCCGCGATCGACATGCAGCACCTGCGCGACTCGCTGCTGCTCTACCGGTCGATGGGCTTTCGCGTGGCGCTCGACGACCTCGGCGAAGGATTCTCGACGCTGAGGCTGTGGTCGGAACTGCGGCCCGAATTCGTGAAAGCCGACAAGCACTTCGTGAGCGGCATTGCCCGCGATGCCGTCAAGCGGCAGTTCCTGCGCTCGATCCAGCATATCGCGCTGCGCTGCGGCTCGCAGGTCATCGCGGAGGGGATCGAGGTCGTCGAGGATTTTCGCGCCGTTCGCCGTATCGGCATCGCGCTGGCGCAGGGGTGGTTCATCGGGCGGCCTGGGGCCGGCCTTGCCTGA
- a CDS encoding dienelactone hydrolase family protein: protein MSHPDFINFEPKTQFTRREFVMTTLATGFAAAVQPVVASTQITTDAKGLAAGEVKIAVKDGEIPAYRAMPEGGKSLPTVLVVQEIFGVHEHIKDICRRLAKAGYLAIAPELYARQGDVSKLDDISQILPIVSKVPDAQVMSDLDAAAAWAAQHGGDAARLAVTGFCWGGRITWLYAAHNPKVKAGVAWYGRVAGTTNELMPANPIDLVAKINAPVLGLYGGADAGIPNDTVDRMRAALKAAGKKSEIHTYADVPHGFHADYRPSYRKEAADDGWKRLLAWFRKYDVA from the coding sequence ATGAGCCACCCCGACTTCATCAATTTCGAACCGAAGACGCAGTTCACGAGAAGGGAGTTCGTCATGACCACGCTCGCCACCGGATTTGCCGCGGCCGTCCAGCCTGTGGTCGCCTCCACGCAGATCACGACCGACGCCAAGGGGCTTGCGGCGGGCGAGGTGAAAATCGCCGTGAAGGATGGGGAGATTCCCGCATACCGGGCGATGCCGGAAGGCGGAAAGAGCCTGCCCACCGTTCTCGTGGTGCAGGAGATCTTCGGCGTCCATGAACACATCAAGGACATCTGCCGCCGCCTTGCCAAGGCCGGTTACCTTGCCATCGCGCCGGAGCTGTACGCACGCCAGGGCGATGTGTCGAAACTCGATGACATCAGCCAGATCCTGCCCATCGTCTCGAAGGTGCCGGACGCGCAGGTGATGTCCGATCTCGACGCCGCCGCCGCCTGGGCCGCGCAGCATGGCGGTGACGCGGCCCGGCTTGCGGTGACCGGTTTCTGCTGGGGCGGCCGCATCACCTGGCTCTACGCCGCGCACAACCCCAAGGTGAAGGCGGGCGTGGCCTGGTACGGCCGCGTGGCGGGGACGACGAACGAGCTCATGCCGGCCAACCCCATCGACCTCGTGGCGAAGATCAATGCCCCGGTGCTCGGCCTTTACGGCGGCGCAGACGCGGGCATCCCGAACGACACCGTGGACAGGATGCGCGCGGCGCTGAAAGCCGCAGGCAAGAAGTCCGAGATCCACACCTACGCGGACGTGCCGCACGGATTCCACGCCGACTACCGGCCGAGCTACCGCAAGGAGGCGGCCGACGACGGCTGGAAGCGCCTTCTGGCCTGGTTCAGGAAATACGACGTGGCCTGA
- a CDS encoding lytic transglycosylase domain-containing protein, whose translation MAVPLAAGEGIGPAVTQADAKQAIPAIGQAAPARAASLQAADPDLDLPSEADVRRFAPIVSRAARVHGVDEALVHAVIFAESSYDPDAISPAGASGLMQLMPATAAQYGVRDLFDPAQNVSGGVRLLRDLLARFDGNVELALAAYNAGAYAVIRAGNRVPPHTETAAYVPKVIDYYRHFRTLKG comes from the coding sequence ATGGCGGTGCCGTTGGCAGCCGGAGAAGGCATCGGCCCGGCCGTAACGCAAGCCGACGCGAAACAGGCAATCCCAGCCATCGGGCAGGCCGCGCCCGCCCGCGCCGCATCGCTACAGGCAGCCGATCCGGACCTCGACCTGCCTTCCGAGGCGGACGTGCGCAGGTTCGCCCCCATCGTCTCGCGCGCAGCCCGAGTGCACGGCGTCGATGAAGCGCTGGTGCACGCGGTGATCTTCGCCGAGTCCTCCTACGACCCGGACGCGATCTCGCCCGCCGGCGCCTCGGGCCTCATGCAGCTCATGCCCGCGACGGCCGCGCAGTACGGGGTGCGCGACCTCTTCGATCCGGCGCAGAACGTGAGCGGCGGCGTGCGCCTCCTGCGCGATCTCCTCGCCCGGTTCGACGGCAACGTCGAGCTGGCGCTTGCCGCCTATAACGCGGGGGCGTACGCGGTGATCCGCGCCGGCAATCGCGTGCCGCCGCACACCGAGACCGCGGCCTACGTCCCGAAGGTCATCGACTACTACCGGCATTTCCGCACGCTCAAGGGCTGA
- the dksA gene encoding RNA polymerase-binding protein DksA, with protein MASKTKTPTEAEVLKMPKSEYMNAAQLRFFKEQLLELQRQLRENAGATTEHLRELSFAPDPADRATLEEEHALELRTRDRERKLLKKIDSSLARIEDGSYGFCEETGEPIGLQRLIARPTATLSIEAQERREMKQKLYGE; from the coding sequence ATGGCCAGCAAGACGAAAACCCCGACCGAGGCGGAAGTCCTCAAGATGCCCAAGTCGGAGTACATGAACGCGGCGCAACTGCGATTCTTCAAGGAGCAACTGCTCGAATTGCAGCGCCAGCTCCGCGAGAACGCCGGCGCCACCACCGAACACCTGCGGGAGCTTTCATTCGCTCCCGATCCTGCGGACCGGGCAACGCTCGAGGAGGAGCACGCCCTGGAACTGCGCACGCGCGACCGCGAAAGGAAGCTGCTCAAGAAAATCGACAGCTCGCTCGCCCGCATCGAGGACGGATCCTACGGTTTCTGCGAGGAGACGGGCGAGCCCATCGGGCTGCAGCGTCTCATCGCCCGGCCCACGGCCACGTTGTCGATCGAGGCCCAGGAACGCCGCGAAATGAAGCAGAAGCTTTACGGCGAATAG
- a CDS encoding iron ABC transporter permease codes for MPRTSPGTIMRSWNAIAIAVALAVIAPIAVVGANIFLPGGEAWAHLSATVLPEYAFNSLALVVLVATGTTVVGVACAWLVAGCEFPGRRHLEWALALPLAMPAYVIAYAYTDALQFAGPVQSALRASFGWAAGDYWFPEIRSLPGAAAMFVAVLYPYVYLLARVAFLEQSPSLSEAGRTLGLPAWQAFFRVSLPLARPAIAAGAALACMETLADFGTVSYFGVQTFTTGIFRAWLSMGEPVSAAKLSMILLAFVAVLLATERLARRNARFHDSPSPRRRVRVALSGGAAAAALAACIAPLAIGFAIPAAILARLALQGGSAPFGARFTAVATNSFLVASVTAVIAVALAVAMAYGARISRSTTAVAVNRVAALGYAVPGAVIAIGVLIPAAKIDNLVADALANAFGLSVGLVLTGSLAALVYAYLIRFLAVALQSVEAGLAKITPSMEDAARSLGLGPAETLARVHIPMMRPSLVTAALLVFVDVMKELPATFVMRPFNFDTLAVQAYNFAADERLAEAAGASLAIVAVGLLPLILAARRMVRPDAPQST; via the coding sequence ATGCCGCGAACCTCGCCGGGAACGATCATGCGTTCGTGGAATGCCATCGCGATCGCCGTCGCACTTGCGGTGATCGCACCCATTGCCGTGGTCGGCGCAAACATCTTCCTGCCCGGCGGCGAGGCGTGGGCGCACCTGTCGGCCACGGTGCTGCCGGAATATGCGTTCAATTCCCTCGCGCTGGTGGTACTGGTGGCAACCGGCACCACGGTCGTGGGCGTGGCCTGTGCGTGGCTGGTGGCCGGCTGCGAGTTCCCCGGGCGGCGCCATCTCGAATGGGCGCTTGCGCTTCCGCTCGCCATGCCCGCCTACGTGATCGCGTACGCCTATACGGACGCGCTGCAGTTCGCGGGCCCCGTCCAGTCGGCGCTGCGCGCGAGCTTCGGATGGGCGGCGGGCGATTACTGGTTTCCCGAGATTCGCTCGTTGCCCGGCGCCGCGGCCATGTTCGTGGCCGTCCTCTATCCGTATGTGTACCTGCTCGCGCGCGTTGCGTTTCTCGAGCAATCCCCGTCGCTGTCGGAGGCCGGACGCACGCTCGGGCTTCCTGCCTGGCAGGCGTTCTTCCGCGTGAGCCTGCCGCTCGCGCGGCCCGCCATCGCCGCCGGCGCGGCCCTTGCCTGCATGGAAACGCTGGCCGATTTCGGAACCGTGTCCTATTTCGGAGTGCAGACCTTCACCACGGGAATTTTCCGCGCCTGGCTTTCGATGGGGGAGCCCGTGTCCGCGGCGAAGCTCTCGATGATCCTGCTCGCGTTCGTGGCGGTGCTGCTCGCCACCGAGCGCCTGGCGCGTCGGAATGCGCGGTTTCACGACTCGCCCTCGCCCCGTCGCCGCGTTCGCGTGGCGCTTTCGGGAGGCGCGGCTGCAGCGGCCCTCGCCGCCTGCATCGCGCCGCTCGCGATCGGCTTTGCCATCCCTGCAGCCATCCTCGCGCGACTTGCCCTCCAGGGCGGGAGTGCACCGTTCGGCGCGCGGTTCACCGCGGTTGCCACCAACAGCTTTCTCGTGGCTTCGGTCACCGCAGTGATTGCCGTGGCGCTGGCTGTCGCAATGGCCTATGGCGCGCGCATCTCGCGCAGCACGACCGCGGTCGCAGTGAATCGCGTCGCGGCTCTCGGCTACGCCGTGCCCGGTGCGGTGATAGCCATCGGCGTGCTGATCCCGGCGGCGAAGATCGACAACCTTGTCGCCGACGCCCTTGCAAACGCGTTCGGGCTGTCTGTCGGCCTCGTGCTCACGGGAAGCCTCGCGGCCCTGGTGTACGCCTACCTCATCCGCTTCCTCGCGGTGGCGCTGCAATCCGTGGAGGCGGGACTCGCGAAGATCACCCCCTCCATGGAGGACGCGGCCCGCTCGCTCGGACTCGGGCCTGCGGAGACCCTCGCGCGGGTGCACATCCCGATGATGCGGCCCAGCCTCGTCACGGCGGCGCTGCTGGTGTTCGTGGACGTGATGAAGGAACTGCCGGCCACCTTCGTGATGCGGCCGTTCAACTTCGACACCCTGGCCGTGCAGGCCTACAACTTCGCGGCCGACGAGCGGCTGGCGGAAGCGGCGGGCGCCTCGCTCGCCATCGTTGCCGTGGGGCTCCTGCCGCTCATCCTTGCCGCGCGCCGCATGGTGCGGCCCGATGCGCCGCAATCAACGTGA
- a CDS encoding alpha/beta fold hydrolase, translating to MLCGSHEVWEDRTGRAGRRITIQVAVIPARRRSAEPDPLVVLAGGPGQGAIALAPQVTSLFSRLNDSRDIVLVDQRGTGDSHPLDCAPDEGGSLQTVFEDSLPERMVQECLSSIDADPRFYATSTAVADLDEVLGALRYGKVNLWGGSYGTRVALEFIRRYPERVRTATLDGVAPMDMKLPLSFVADGEAAFDALVADCEAEEPCRKTYPSLRRDVSGLRARLARQPARVSIADPVTGELQGVRVTENVFLSGLFRPLYAPELASLLPLAIARASEGDFNPLLAQNLEYTEDVADNLSVGMHLSVICSEDVPRITARDLAAASKAFFGRTLVDDFIRACRHWPRAEVPADFYEPVRSTAPVLILSGGIDPATPPRHGEAVAAGLPNSRHAVAPRLSHGVSGHGCAPRLIEKFVRSADARSLDVACLARIPRPLFFLPVGANP from the coding sequence GTGCTCTGCGGCAGCCACGAGGTCTGGGAGGATCGCACCGGCCGCGCCGGCCGGCGCATCACGATCCAGGTCGCCGTGATTCCCGCGCGACGCCGGTCCGCCGAGCCCGATCCGCTCGTCGTGCTTGCCGGCGGCCCGGGGCAGGGAGCCATCGCCCTCGCGCCGCAAGTGACTTCGCTCTTTTCCCGGCTGAACGATTCGCGCGACATCGTGCTGGTGGACCAGCGCGGGACCGGGGACTCCCATCCGCTCGACTGCGCTCCCGACGAGGGCGGGTCGCTGCAGACCGTGTTCGAGGATTCCCTGCCGGAGCGGATGGTGCAGGAATGCCTCTCGTCGATTGACGCCGATCCGCGGTTCTACGCCACGAGCACGGCCGTCGCCGACCTGGACGAAGTGCTCGGCGCCCTGCGCTACGGGAAGGTGAACCTGTGGGGCGGCTCCTACGGAACGCGCGTGGCACTGGAGTTCATTCGCCGCTATCCGGAGCGCGTTCGTACCGCGACGCTCGATGGCGTGGCCCCCATGGACATGAAGCTGCCGCTTTCGTTCGTGGCCGACGGCGAGGCCGCCTTCGACGCGCTCGTGGCCGATTGCGAGGCCGAGGAGCCGTGCCGCAAGACTTATCCCTCGCTGCGGCGCGACGTGAGCGGATTGCGCGCCCGTCTGGCGCGGCAGCCGGCGCGCGTGTCGATCGCCGATCCGGTGACGGGCGAGCTGCAGGGCGTGCGAGTCACCGAAAACGTATTCCTCTCCGGGCTCTTCCGGCCGCTCTATGCGCCCGAGCTCGCGAGCCTGCTTCCGCTCGCCATCGCGCGCGCATCCGAAGGCGATTTCAACCCGCTGCTGGCCCAGAATCTCGAGTACACCGAGGACGTGGCCGACAACCTGTCGGTGGGCATGCACCTGTCGGTCATCTGCTCCGAGGACGTGCCGCGAATCACTGCCCGGGATCTCGCGGCGGCCTCGAAGGCGTTCTTCGGCCGCACGCTCGTCGATGATTTCATTCGCGCCTGCCGGCACTGGCCGCGCGCCGAGGTGCCCGCGGATTTCTACGAGCCCGTGCGTTCGACGGCGCCGGTGCTCATCCTGTCCGGCGGCATCGACCCGGCCACGCCTCCGCGTCACGGGGAAGCGGTGGCGGCGGGGCTGCCCAATTCCAGGCATGCCGTGGCGCCCCGGCTTTCCCACGGCGTGAGCGGACACGGTTGCGCCCCGCGCCTGATCGAGAAGTTCGTTCGCAGCGCCGATGCGCGCTCGCTCGATGTCGCCTGCCTCGCGCGAATCCCGCGGCCGCTCTTTTTCCTGCCCGTGGGCGCGAACCCATGA